In Ascaphus truei isolate aAscTru1 chromosome 2, aAscTru1.hap1, whole genome shotgun sequence, the genomic stretch GGCTTTTTGTAGCAGTTGCCTTCCTAAAGATGGTAGTATATACATTGACATCTTCTCTCATGATTTTTAAATCCAGAAAATTGAGAGTAATGCCATTCGCATCCATTGTGTGTTTGTAATTGGAATTATTTGGGTTAAGTAGATTTACAAACTCCAGCAGTGTTTTACTCCTATTCCAGAGGattatgatgtcatcaatgtacctGTCCATAGGACCACATGGTGTATTTTTCCATAGAGTCTGTAAAGACATGGGACTCCTCCCACCACCCTAAAGGTTAGTGTATGTAGGTGCACAAATAATCCCTATTGCTGTCTTGTTGCTGGTGATAGATTGTATTATTGAAGATAAAGTAATTGTATTGTAGGTCAAAACTGAGTAGATTCATCATAAACTTGTTATGGTTTGTGTGATGTAAGCTCCTTGTATTAAGGAAATGTGAGACCACCTGGAGTTCGTATTGGTGTTTAATACTTGATTACAGTGACTCCATGACTAATTCTGTCCTTGATGTTATCACCGTCAAGTACCAGCCCATCCAGTTTATTTAATATGTCCTTAGTGTCTTTAAGGAATGACGGTAGAACAGTAACAAATGGTCTTTATATGTGATCTACATATATACTAAACTTCTCCCTTAAGCTACCTATCCTGGACACAATGGGGTGACCGGGTGGGGGAATTTTGTTCTCGTAGATTTTTGACAGGCTATAGAACGTGGCGATAAGTGGAGTATCGCTTAGAATATAATCATACTCAGATTTTTATATTACTTTATCATCCAGACCACTGGACAGTAATGTGCGCAGTTCTCGCATAAAGTCATTAGTAGGGTCACTCTGCAAGGTTTTGTAATATGTTGGATCCGATAGTACAGTAGCTTCAGGTTCTCGGCGATATAGTCAGAACAGTTTAGTAGCACAAAACAGATGGTTTAATTACAATTGTATTCTCATCCTGCAGGCATTTAAGAGAGAAGCATTCATCCTTACTAAGATTATCTTTAGGTATAGTCCTAGGCATGGTCTCAAGTTCCTCCGTTACTAATTTAGTAAAAACCTCTATGTTGGAACAAGTTTCCTAACCTGGTGTGAATCTTGTTTGTGGTTTTAGAAAAGTTAAGGGACCTTCCATGGGAACATGCTCACATACCTCAAGAAGACTGGCCAGGTCATTAAGAGCTGCCTGGTCCTGATCATTAAAACCAGGAATGCCTATATTGTGTAGGTCAGCCCTCTGTTTAAATTTAAAGAATGTATGTAACAGAAGGCGCCTAGCAAACAGATGGGTATCCTTCACCCATTCAAAGGTATCACTcttagtagggttgccaggtgacttgaccaaaaatactggacaaaatggtgaaaggtgcgacacatgcgagaatcgttggtgaggaagaaggttatttataaatgatctgactgttccgtcatttttttctaaatttcactccaagtattcaccaatttgtaccactttatattctgtttcgtgaaaaatctggggaggggtcTTAGGAGGGAGTGCCTTTCTGAGGATTTTttaaggaaatagaatatgaaatagtgcaaattgatgcaaattggtgcatgcttggagtgaaatgtaaaacaaatgacgcaacggtcagatcatttataaataactgacctgcagtcatacagatCCATGGCAAGCTATACTGcacccatcctcatcctctctctctacccttatcctctcaccctcccatccccctcatcctctcagccccctcccttcatcctctctcatcccccctcctttcatcctctctcatccccctcccttcattctctcatcCCCCCgtcatcctctttcaccccctctcccttcatcctttctcatcccccctcccttcatcctctcatcccccctcccttcatcctctcatccccctcctttcatcctctcatccccccttcatcctctctcaccccgcccccttcatcctctcaccccctccattcattctcacccctctcccttcagcctctctcacgccccccttcatcctctcatcccccctcccttcatcctctcacccccctcccttcatcctctctcatcccccctcctttcatcctctctcatccccctcccttcatcctctcatccccccgtcatcctctttcaccccctcccttcatcctctctcatcccccctcccttcatcctctcatcccccctcccttcatcctctcatccccctcctttcatcctctcatccccccttcatcctctctcaccccgccccttcatcctctcatcccctgcatcctctcaccccctccattcattctctcacccccctcccttcagcctctctcacccccccttcatcctctcatcccccctcccttcatcctctcatccccctcctttcatcctcctttcatcctctcaacccgctcccttcatcctctcaccccttcatcctctcaccccctcccataatcctctctcatccccgcctcccttcatcctctcacccccctcccttcatcctctctcatcaccctcccttcatcctctctcatccctcctaccttcatcctctcacccccctcccttcatcctctctcaccccgcccccttcatcctctcaccccctccattcattctctcacccccctcccttcagccTCTCACcaccttcccttcatcctctcatcctccctcccttcatcctctcatccccctcctttcatcctcccttcatcctctcaacccgctcccttcatcctcacccccttcatcctctcaccccctccattcatcctctcaccccctcccataatcctctctcatccccgcctcccttcatcctctcaccccctcccttcatcctcgcatcaccctcccttcatcctcgcatcaccctcccttcatcctctctcatccctcctaccttcatcctctcaccccctcccttcatcttttctcacccctcccttcatcttctcatccccctcctttcatcctctccccccccttcatcctctcacccccttcccttcatcctctctcacccctcctcccttcaACCTCTCAccacccccttcatcctctcacccatcttcccttcattctctcaccaCCCTCCTCCCTATCATTATCACCCCAACAGGGCAgccagagaacacacacacaaaacagtacaagtacaaatatatacacacacaccaggacaaaacagaacaaatacacacaggacacaggcaggagatacagcacaggacacaggcaggagacacaggacacagcctcatCACTCTCCACTccactctttggccccacccaaggctcctgccacctcctcctgattggctgcattaggccgcacttatagtgccggcgacagcgacgccacCGAtcacgtcacccgtcgccattgcaaaagttatattttaagtttaggcgacgtcactggctacaaggccagtgatgtcacaaaagggggagggcagaggcacggagaagctcctgattggctgcaaggggagaccgtcgctgaaaaaaatcaaatatcagtgactatcagatttttggtagcactgtcgctccgttgCTTTTGTTTTCATTGCATTTGTTTTCACGCGACGGTCACGACCCCattgctataagcgcagccttacacagcagccaatcaggatggaggaaggtgcccagccccctagcagcagcagccctgctctatcccttctcaggggaaatcccgcgattggttactaagtccagagaggtaataccggacacataaatgtccggtattatctctcattttttaccggacacAGTAATCAAATACagggctgtccggttcaatattggacacctggcaacccttacTCTTAGTGATGGGTGAAAAGGATAATCCTTGGGTGAGAAGACTAATATCATGTTCATTGAGATTCAGAGAAGATAGGTTAACCACTCGTGTACTATTTATCTGGTTAGCACGTATCTGAGCTATCTCTGATGTTGGTACTGATATGCCCATTTTGTCTCTGTCTCTGAGATCCCATCTGACCTCTTCGGCCTATTCTTCCTCTTCCACTGTTTCGACCAGAGCGTCTGTGTAATCCTAAAAAAGGAGTTCTGAGATTAGTTGTAAGGCCCTCTTGGAAATCTTTGGAAGTCCCTTCAACTTCACTATCTGAAGTATCCCACTCTGTGGATGTCTTGATTCACAGGGTTCATTTCCTCCTTTGAATAGTGttatgtttgtatatttgacttaTTGCAAAGTCATTATAATCCCTTTGGAATTTGCGAAGTTTTCTGATTTTAATTTCAGAAGTAAATGTATCAATGTCAAGTTTTAATCTCAGTTCCATTTGATCAAATATAGGGCTAGGCTGCCACTTAGTGACATCCTGTAACTGTATTTCTAGTTCGAATTAATTTCCTCCAATTTGGTTTTCTCATGTGCAGTCAGTAGACGCATTAGATCTAAATCAGGAAATCTAAACAGAATTAAAAAGCACAATTTTTGAACATTAAAATAGAGTGGGCGgtctaaaggagaacgcatataagacACTTATGAGATGATATCTCACAccattgaaattatctaaatttattCCGGGATACTCTACACTTAAGCCCTAAAGCAGTGGTTCTCAACCCCAGTCAAGGACCAGTAACaatgcaggttttaaggataccccggcttgagcacagatggttcagtcacaatgattgggccacctgtgctaatgagaggataacCTTATACTCTGCACTGCacagtgattgggccacctgtgctaatgagaggattgccttaaaacctgcactgtgagtggtccttgaggactggagttgggaaccactgccctaaagGATGCGGGGCTCAAGCCACTCTACTTCACATATGGTGGACCTTTCCTCAAGTAGTATCTCTATGGAGTTAAATAAGAAATTGGCTAAGGAGGATTCTAGGCCTAGACCTATCATTGGATCCATGGTAGAATCCACTAAACAGACCACTCCAAGATGTATCTAAAACAGATTTTGCCCTAATCTGTCCGTTTGCAACCGCAACTAGATGCGAAATAGCAGCCATGTGGAAACAACCAGAAGTTCCTCAAATCtttaaaatcagaaacagaatccGGTTTCTTTGCCAAATGGAAAAACTAACAAGTATGCGAAACGACTCGTGCTCAAATTTCCCCAAAATGTGGCAGCCCTGGGTAGCACAATCTGATATCCAGGGGGCAAATCCCCCCCAATCGTGCTCTGACCTATAAATAGGCTTCTCCTTTAGATTAAGACACAAACTATACCAGCTTGATCCCTTTGTCCATAAGATAAAAAAAGTTTTGTAAAAATATATTGGATATTTACTGTCTCAACTCTCAGAATATTCCTCTTGCTCTTCTCCTACCCccctattattattatgttgtcGCCAATTGTAAAATGTATTTACCTATTTGTAAAATTATGTTTTCAAAAAAatttacgttaaaaaaaaaagtgtccgtCACTTATAACCAAATTAGGAATTAAATGTCACTGACAATTACTAGAGCACTCAGCACTTGACACATGTCCTAATTATCTCCAATTGAAAGCTCAAACAACATAGCCTCAACCTCAGAGCGCTTTGCATTCAGGGAACTGTAGTCCGTCGCGGCTTCTGGCGGGGGAGGGGCTACGTGACTTTACGCACTCTCCTCCAGGAACACAAGAGCGTAGAGGACTACAATACCCGGCATGCCCCTCGGGTGGTCTGCATCGCGTGACGGTTGAGTTTGCGGATTGAGCGAGCGGATAAAAGTCGCTGTTCGGCCATTTTGTGGGAGACTCCACCGAACGGAGAGGCGCGCAGGCTCAGCCCGGCCCCTTCATACCGtttatataataatacacactaGTTCCTTTTTCTTCCCTCTACCTCCACGCACCCGACATCCGAGTACTCTCCTCCTCCAGCAGCGCTCAGGACCCCAGCACAGCGCCCCCAGGAGAAGAACagagccagccccccccccccccgcctcctgcGCCTCAGCCTTTTCCTCTCACATCGGGCTCGTAATAATATCGCATGTCCTCTATCCAGAACCTCAACTCTTTCGGTAAGAGAGCAGGGCCCTCAACTCTAGCACAGGCAtctgttttattttctatttgttgCTTGCCTTATTCTTTTGCTTTTAAACACCCATTTGCCTTTTTTTATGCAGCGTTTTTAATCGCACAGACATAGCGTTGAAACAAACGAGCCTGGCGGCGTATTAACCCCATGTGGTGTTAATTAGTCATTTAATTAACTCATTATACGTGCATTCAACTTCTAGATAAAGTTACCGAGGGGTATCCACACGTCACCATTTCAGGCCTTGCCCCCAATGCAGTCTTTGGGTTTGGGCAATATCCTAATATgaaaccactttttttttttcttttatggccCCGTGGTATTTGTTCAGTCTTTGCCTGGATATAGATATTATAAAACTGGTTGGTGCATTTTATATGTGCAGTCCTCTATTCATATACCGACCTCTCACATTTGTATTGTAGTGCCCTAGCCTCCTGTATATACCCCCAACCCCCTGTCTTGCTCAGTCTCTTGTATGTATTCACCTCCCTGTTTCCTCAGTCTCCAGTATGTACCCCCACCTCCCTGTTTTGCTCAGTCTCCTGTATATATttgccctcccctctccctactTTGCTCAGTCTCCTGTCTTGTCTGTTTTTGTCTCCGCTCCCACAAAATGGCGACGACTTCTGTTGGACGAGGGCAAGTTACACCACTAGGGGTGGGGGCTGGAGATGAGATGCACTGTTTACTTGTTTTCAATTCTTGCTTGCTTCACGTCCACCTTCAATCTAGCATAACACACTACTGTTATAGATCTTATGTTGACTCTAATTGCAGTAAGATGTTGTCTCTAAGTATTGAACTTGCAGAAAAGTAGCTGTGCTTATTTCTGGAACCGGACATAAACCCCTTGGCAGGATTGGACATCTTGAGACATAACATAAATACTGCTTAGCTAACTTTGCTTGCATTAACTTGCTCTAAAATGAGAAGCGGAAAGTAAAGGTACAGTACTATTTTACCGCTCAGTAATTGTGATGAACTAGATATATATTTTCTTGAAGCCTTATTAGCCAGTCGGTGAATACAGCATCTAGTTGGTCATTTTAGGACCAACCAGAAAAGAAAAGGTtcaaaacaaataacaaaaacCAGTATGTAAGTGTACCTGTAAATTAAAATAAAGTGAACTAAAGGAGGATGTGGAGTTTAAAAGAAACCACGGGGGGATACCGAGCGGAGCATCCGCTTAAGGCCCACTGGGAAGTGAAGAGAACTAGATGGAGTGGATCCTATTGACAACAATAAATGGGACTTGGAAGGTACAATGTGGGGAAGACTGGGGCTACTGAAGATAAGGGAGCACGTATAATTGTGATGTGATTAGATGAGGCCTGCTGAGGGAGAAGGATGGCTTTATATAGTGTTCCATTAACAAGCAGTACCATTTAGTTGCTGGGGATGTAGCAGCCCTAGAAACATGGTAAAGTAGATTAAAATTAGGATTTCCTATACTTAAGGGAATGTTACCCATGATCCTAATCAATTGCTAGGTACACAGTTATGGTAAGTGTCAAACCTGTTGTACCCCCATAATCACACGGCATACAGTGCTGCCGCTATGTGCTTTGGgtaaaacatgcaaatgaacactcaaTGGCTCTCCTTTTTGCTTTCTTATACACTTTAATGGCGTTATCATAGGCTGCGTCCCTGCTAGCACTGAGCGTGTGGCGGTTACGTAcattatatagatatatgcaagtccccgctcacacgGTGTGTGCGGGCACACACGCTTTGCGCTTAAACAAAAATCTTACTTTCTAGCGTTCTCAACTACCTGCAATGCCCACCCTGGTCTGTGTAAatgacaggacacccggcgctcgtgCTTGGAGCGCTCCAtgcatgagcgtgctcagcgccagcggggactttgCCTtgggcctcgggcatggtgcctcgggccgcgctcctgctctgccttgcCTGCTCAAATTGGCGCTTTTTTGTGTCCTgcaaggcagtgagcgcgctttggcgGCGGGGGGCGGGACTATTTCCTCGCTCAAATTGGATGTGAgctgtcacgtgaccgcttccctgagcggcaaattttaaatttgcctgtctgctgaaattttctgagcagctaaagcagctgctaaagccgcgctgatgacagatgcagggggtaagtgcatctgctcagcgcggctcagcacagcTTAATCTACTATGTCCCAGTCCTAAGACTGCTCATTTTCTTAACTTTGAAAATATCTAGAATTGAGCCAtgtggtctctggagctgaaccatattAATTTAGGCTCTGGGGCCCCCTACTTTTGGAGAAACTTGCCTATGAAGTAGCTGCTCTGCTCAACTTCACAATTGAATTCTGTGGTTCCTTAACACAAAAAAAGATGAAAACCACTAATGTAGACAAATGAGACCTGTTCCACAATGTAGTGACACAGCAACTTGAAAGGAGAATCCATTTGTCCAGCAGATGAGCTGTATTAAATCACAAATTAAGCATTAAACGTTGATCTAAATGCAGCACCGTAGAGGATGGAAGCTAGGGCTCGCGTGAAGACCATAAAATCTACAGTTTCACGATACAAAATCTATATACTCCATTAAATGTATTTGGTCTGTGTTGGTAGGGAAAAAACAACTATTTGACACCATAGATCATGTTTCCTTCCAGACCCCTTTGCTGATGCAACTAAGGGTGACGACTTACTCCCGGCAGGGACTGAGGATTATATCCACATAAGAATCCAGCAACGCAACGGCAGGAAAACTCTGACCACTGTGCAGGGCATTGCAGATGACTACGACAAGAAGAAGCTTGTAAAAGCTTTTAAGAAGGTAAACTGCCCTGTTCTCTTCAGGATATTTTCTTTTGGTCTTTATTATTTGGCAATTATTGCATGGTAAGCAAATTGCTTCAAACAGCAATTGCTCACAATTGGTACTAGGTGGTACATCAGTTCTGACTaatcaaatgtaaatatactacTTGTTTAGGGATGACTGATCTAGTAGCATGGAACTGTATCTTCGGGACCCAACACGTGTCTGCCTCTGGTAATATGCCATTAATGTAAAGAAATGTATGGCTTTCAATAACTTATCAGAAATACTTGGTTTAAGAATATCTTGCCTTATATACTATAACTTTCCTTTTATCAGCTTTAAAGTAAATACAGCTATTACTATCTTGTGTTCATATTGAAATATTTGGTTTGTTTCAGAAATTTGCCTGTAATGGTACTGTGATTGAACATCCTGAATACGGTGAAGTCATCCAGCTTCAGGGTGATCAAAGAAAAAACATCTGTCAGTTTCTTATGGAGGTGAGATGTAGAATTAGTCCTTTAGTTTTATGTGACCAAAATTTAATTTAGGAGACTTGTATGCTTTAATCAAACTAACTTTTGTAAAATGTAGTCACTTGATtagattttttaatttttttttttgcctgtatAATCCGCTTCCCATCTGGCAATGTCATGCTCTGAcagtttggcttcctattggcttgtaGGAGAGACTTGAATGGTAACAATATGTATTTCCCCAAAAGGGTGCTAGTTTTTTGACTTGTAATAGTTTGCAGTATACCTCTTGCAGCTTGTCTTTAAAGGGATGAAAAGCCAAAAGCGCAAAGAGGGAAGTATAAAGTTGTATTCCAAATAAACAAGCAAACATTCAAAAGTACACCAGATAAAGCATTTAGCTTTGGGTAATCAAATCTCTGCAAGCATCCCCTTGGTTCCTCAATTTTGTCGGTGATGTTACTGCATACAGACATGCACAGGAGCTCAATACTTAACTTATGTGTAGGTTTAAATGTTTGCTTGTATATATTGAAATACAACTTTTTATACTTGCCTCGTTAGCTTTTATTTCATAAAAGGGACCAGAAACACTGGCAGACCGAAAGCCAAGTATCGCAGGAACTAGGGGTCCCCATGAAAATGTCCTATTTAAAGCGGCAATCTCCTTgcgcctttcctccccccccaagtcTGGCAATCCCTAAGACAACTGAGTAAACTAATGGAAGCTGCCTATTCTATACATTAAATGTAGGTAATTGACGCAACTTTCAAATGTCAAAAGTATACATATCTTATTAGTAACAAATCACTACATATACAATCTTCACCATTTTTGTGGTAACACTGTAAACTGTTCTAGATGTAGGGAAAATGTTCACCCCAAAATGTAGTTTCACTGGCCAAAATCTGTTTAACATGAACGGTCATTTTCTCACGATGTGCCTAAATCTGCTAAACTGATTTTTATACACATATTTAAGTGGATTTTTAATTTGCAGTTGAATCTTTCTAATTAAACAGCTTGCATTGTTTAGTTGTTAACAGTTTGCCAGTTACATGAAACTGCACCTTGAACACAAATTCCCTTAACTTTCTGTGGAAGTGGCAAGGGCTGTCATGCTGGTGCATTTTTATAGCCAGAGAATGTCATGGCACTTGCCATTTTCTGTGGGAAATCCCATTCCCTGCTCAACTATGAATGCAGTCAGAAGTCGATCTTTCGTTCATTATAAAAAGGTGGCTGAATTAAATGGCAATGATGCTGCCTTCTCTGGCATCAAGTCACCGCATGCTGTAAAAATAGACATGCATAACATTTCATTAGTATACAGAAAATTAATTCTTGTCCATTTTGGACAATCCCGCATGCATGTTAACTCCCGTGGAGAGTTATTGGTGcatcattgattttttttaaaggtgtacAACATTCCCTGTTAAGTTTTTTAGGTCTGGACTGATGGTGAACACACTCAAACATTAACAGCTTTCCTAAATTGCAATTGACATTGTTCCCTAAATGCCATTTAACTCCAGCACAATAGCAATTATACCATGTTGGCAGCCATCAGTCTTACAGATCTGAATAAGCGGTAGGAATTTAAAGATGGTGTGCAGCACATTTGCATAGTTTGTTTGGGAAGATGATGGCAAACATGGGTATTAACTACTGATTTATAATCTGGTGTCTACATGTGTTTTATTTCAGATTGGCATTGTTAAGGAAGAACAACTGAAGGTCCATGGTTTCTGAGATGTGGCTAACATAATTTTCCTGCGTGTCTTGCCATTGCTGGCTATTTTGTGAAATATGAATGTTTGCAGTAGAAGGACTTTCCAAATGTCTGATCATTCAAAATTGGATCCCCTTTTGCATGATTACAGAAAGTGTATGAGTAGGCTAGTAACACATAAAGAAACTGCTGTGAGATTGCAGCATTTGTGTGAATTTTAGCACATTTCCAATGGAAATGTTTTAGTGACGATTGTTTCAGTTGATGTTTTTGTTGTATTAAACATGTATGTTGCTGCCTAACAAGACTGTGTAGTTACTTTGACTGGTAACTTTTCAAACAAAACGTCACTTTCTGGCATTTATTTATAATTGCGTGGGTTCAATCCATTTACCATTGTCAATGGTTGATTTTTAAACATTCTCTAATTCATAACATGTTCACATTTGCAATGGATCTTAACATCCTGTATCTGAAAGACAGTGCCAACAAGTCTACACCAAATTTGACTGGTAGTATGAGGCATATAGATGGATTTAGACACAAACTTATTCCATGTAACATATCATATTTGTCCACTCCATTCTGGACATGGGGGGTGGACTGGGAGCATTTGAcagaaccttttttttttttttttttttttacacattgtaCCTGGTTATTACTTTCCTTCAACAGGATATCCATGGTTCGCACAGCCCTTAATCTTTTAATGTGCTATCTTTCTAACTGCACCACTCACTATTGCAGTTTTCCAAATGTCAGATTGAAGTGCTTGGTCCTGCCCCACCATTGCATAACTATTCCATTGTTATTCATTGGCAAGTTTTGTTACGTTTTTGCAGGGGTGTGAGATtcccgggggaggaggggggtgtataggGGTGGAGACACGGCAGTTACACAGGCCCCAAGCTcttccgaaggcatttaaattaaatacagagGAGCGGTAAAGACCCCtgtaacttaccttggctccgccTGCTTCTGGTGACACATCACCATGACAACCTGGGATTACGTGCTGTCGCTTTGCCGTGGTACTGGAGACAAggtataaagggggggggggggaggggta encodes the following:
- the EIF1B gene encoding eukaryotic translation initiation factor 1b, producing MSSIQNLNSFDPFADATKGDDLLPAGTEDYIHIRIQQRNGRKTLTTVQGIADDYDKKKLVKAFKKKFACNGTVIEHPEYGEVIQLQGDQRKNICQFLMEIGIVKEEQLKVHGF